The Cloacibacillus sp. genome has a window encoding:
- a CDS encoding UPF0182 family protein codes for MDINDLFRNIKNGGREWTTGDGDNGSGWDDGSSPAREIKIPKLNKFWFLVGGLFVLFGIVLPSIADFMTNLYWFEAQGFQSVFWRRFWVKWELFAAAFVPAFAVYALNWSIAFRRSSARLVEMTRDEEAKTRFLRRALIVAAFVAALLNALNAMGMWHEFLKFMNPTAFGETDPLFKVDIGFYVFSLPFIKFVQVWARGLLMLSLIGSAAIYFSKRLISFQPGSFYFAPEARLHLTLLGALILVLWGAGYWIARYELLFSPTGVVFGAGYTDTHVILPALTILAFAMFAAAALLCVNFFRPMWKLSLIVIGVLFVTGVAARTLLPGIVQQYRVKPNEYEMEKPYLSYHLDYTRRAFGLSGVKSVSFTPEAEVTPQELNDDNETVQNIRLWDYSPLLRTYRQLQAIRTYYDFNDVYIDRYLIGGKSRQVMLGVRELELSKLQNPTWVNTHLEFTHGYGVVMNPVNEIASGGLPYFFMKDLPVRSTVDIPLTRPEIYFGTNLSSYVLVKTDVKEFDYPMGDSNVRSEYIGDGGVSIGSFWRKLLFTLKFRDTEILFTGALNEKSRVLYNRSVRHAFEDIAPFLIYDAETYPVLVDGRIKWMQDAFTWSDRYPYSKPFDSGESTLSLFRGVNYIRNSVKAVADAYTGRMEFYVVNDKDPLIRSWMKIFPELFKDKSQMSETLLRHMRYPEDFFEVQTEVFCTYHMTDTNTYYNREDVWEVTPVGREHRVRPNYVTVKLWGEKTPEFSIIVPYMPLGRDNLIGWMAGRCDAERYGELMVYQFPKQKLIYGPGQVEALIDQNPEISAQLSLWSQRGSDVIRGDLLVVPIGKSLLYVQPLYLKAEKGELPELKRVIVSTGGRVAWAEDFGGALEKLMRQRVSVSTGTTTVTGSSPAAQHSGIADENIGALAAEAQSLYEAAQNAQRAGEWGQYGDKIKRLGEVIGRMKEISK; via the coding sequence GTGGATATAAACGACCTGTTCAGAAATATAAAAAACGGCGGACGAGAGTGGACGACGGGAGACGGGGACAACGGCTCCGGGTGGGACGACGGCTCGTCCCCAGCAAGAGAGATAAAAATTCCGAAGTTGAATAAGTTCTGGTTTCTCGTAGGCGGGCTTTTCGTGCTTTTCGGCATAGTGCTGCCCTCGATTGCGGACTTTATGACGAACCTCTACTGGTTTGAGGCGCAGGGTTTTCAGTCTGTCTTCTGGCGCAGGTTCTGGGTCAAGTGGGAGCTTTTCGCAGCGGCCTTCGTTCCGGCCTTTGCGGTATACGCGCTGAACTGGAGCATCGCCTTTCGCCGTTCTTCCGCGCGCCTTGTCGAGATGACGCGCGACGAGGAGGCGAAGACGCGTTTTCTCAGAAGGGCGCTCATAGTAGCGGCCTTTGTCGCAGCGCTGCTCAACGCGCTGAACGCAATGGGCATGTGGCATGAATTTCTGAAATTTATGAACCCGACCGCCTTCGGCGAGACGGATCCCCTCTTTAAGGTGGACATCGGCTTTTACGTCTTCAGCCTGCCCTTTATAAAGTTCGTCCAGGTGTGGGCGCGCGGCCTTTTGATGCTCTCGCTGATAGGGTCTGCCGCGATTTATTTCTCAAAGCGTCTCATATCGTTCCAGCCCGGCTCCTTTTATTTTGCGCCGGAGGCTCGGCTGCACCTCACGCTGCTTGGAGCATTGATTCTCGTCCTCTGGGGCGCCGGGTACTGGATAGCGCGTTATGAGCTGCTATTTTCGCCGACCGGCGTCGTCTTCGGCGCGGGCTACACCGACACGCACGTCATACTGCCAGCGCTCACGATACTGGCCTTTGCGATGTTTGCGGCCGCGGCGCTCCTTTGCGTGAACTTCTTCCGTCCTATGTGGAAGCTCTCCCTGATCGTCATCGGAGTGCTCTTCGTCACGGGAGTGGCCGCGCGCACCCTGCTGCCGGGCATCGTTCAGCAATACCGCGTCAAGCCCAACGAATATGAGATGGAAAAGCCGTACCTCTCCTATCATCTGGACTACACGCGGCGCGCCTTCGGCCTGAGCGGAGTCAAGTCCGTTTCCTTCACTCCAGAGGCTGAGGTGACGCCGCAGGAGCTAAACGACGACAACGAGACGGTGCAGAACATACGCCTCTGGGACTACTCGCCGCTTTTGCGCACCTACCGCCAGTTGCAGGCCATACGCACCTACTACGACTTCAACGACGTCTATATCGACCGCTATCTCATCGGAGGCAAGAGCCGCCAGGTGATGCTCGGCGTCCGCGAACTGGAGCTTTCAAAGCTGCAAAACCCGACCTGGGTCAACACTCACCTTGAATTTACTCACGGCTACGGCGTAGTCATGAACCCGGTAAACGAGATAGCCTCGGGCGGCCTCCCATATTTCTTCATGAAGGACCTGCCGGTACGTTCTACAGTCGACATTCCGCTCACGCGGCCTGAGATATATTTTGGCACGAACCTTTCGTCTTATGTGCTCGTCAAGACCGACGTCAAGGAATTTGACTACCCGATGGGCGATTCAAACGTCCGCTCGGAATACATCGGCGACGGCGGCGTATCTATCGGTTCTTTCTGGCGCAAGCTGCTCTTTACGCTGAAATTCCGCGACACGGAGATACTCTTCACCGGCGCGCTCAACGAAAAAAGCCGCGTGCTCTACAACAGGAGCGTGCGCCACGCCTTCGAGGATATAGCGCCATTTCTCATCTACGACGCCGAGACCTATCCGGTTCTTGTTGACGGGCGCATCAAATGGATGCAGGACGCCTTCACGTGGTCCGACCGCTATCCGTATTCAAAGCCCTTTGACAGCGGAGAGAGCACGCTGAGCCTTTTCCGTGGCGTCAACTACATCAGAAACAGCGTAAAGGCCGTGGCCGACGCCTACACGGGCCGCATGGAGTTTTACGTCGTAAACGACAAAGACCCTCTCATTCGCTCGTGGATGAAGATATTCCCCGAACTCTTCAAAGACAAGAGCCAGATGTCCGAAACTTTGCTGCGCCACATGCGCTACCCCGAAGATTTCTTCGAGGTGCAGACAGAGGTCTTCTGCACCTATCACATGACCGACACGAACACCTACTACAACCGCGAGGACGTATGGGAGGTGACTCCGGTCGGGCGCGAGCACAGAGTGCGCCCCAACTACGTCACAGTTAAGCTGTGGGGCGAGAAGACTCCGGAATTTTCAATCATCGTGCCATACATGCCGCTTGGCCGCGACAACCTCATCGGATGGATGGCGGGACGCTGCGACGCGGAGCGCTACGGCGAGCTGATGGTCTATCAGTTCCCGAAGCAGAAGCTCATCTACGGCCCAGGACAGGTGGAGGCGCTCATCGACCAGAACCCGGAGATATCGGCCCAGCTTTCGCTCTGGAGCCAGCGCGGTTCGGACGTCATACGCGGAGACCTCCTCGTCGTGCCGATAGGCAAATCTCTGCTCTATGTACAGCCGCTCTACCTCAAAGCTGAAAAAGGCGAACTGCCGGAGCTCAAACGCGTCATCGTCTCCACCGGAGGACGCGTCGCGTGGGCGGAAGATTTCGGCGGCGCGCTTGAAAAATTGATGAGACAGAGAGTTTCCGTTTCAACCGGCACGACGACGGTGACAGGTTCGTCGCCCGCTGCGCAGCACAGCGGCATCGCCGACGAAAACATAGGCGCTCTCGCCGCGGAGGCCCAGTCGCTTTACGAGGCCGCGCAGAACGCGCAGCGCGCGGGAGAATGGGGGCAGTACGGAGATAAGATAAAACGGCTCGGCGAGGTCATAGGCAGAATGAAGGAAATATCAAAATAA
- a CDS encoding prolyl-tRNA synthetase associated domain-containing protein: MPLTKEKVHEMLDAMGISYETTEHEAVYTIDEMKEIEGMQIENVCKNLFLRDEKGKRHFLVVLDEAKSADLKAIRAQIGSTRLSFGSEERLMDNLGLIKGAVTPLGVLNDCAHSVEVLVDADLKGRPRLGVHPCDNTETLWLSFGDIVKVVESRGNKLSFIKIQ, translated from the coding sequence ATGCCGCTTACAAAAGAAAAGGTACACGAGATGCTTGACGCTATGGGCATCTCTTACGAAACGACAGAACACGAAGCCGTCTACACGATAGATGAGATGAAGGAGATAGAGGGTATGCAGATAGAAAACGTCTGCAAAAATCTCTTCCTCCGCGACGAGAAGGGCAAACGCCACTTCCTGGTGGTGCTTGACGAGGCAAAGAGCGCGGACCTTAAGGCGATTCGCGCGCAGATAGGCAGCACGCGGCTCAGCTTCGGCTCCGAAGAACGCCTCATGGACAACCTCGGACTGATAAAAGGCGCGGTCACGCCGCTTGGCGTGCTCAACGACTGCGCGCATAGCGTCGAGGTGCTCGTGGACGCTGACCTTAAAGGCCGGCCGCGCCTCGGCGTACACCCGTGCGACAACACGGAGACGCTGTGGCTCTCTTTCGGCGACATCGTGAAGGTTGTCGAAAGCAGAGGCAACAAACTGAGCTTCATCAAGATCCAGTAA
- a CDS encoding AMP-binding protein, translating into MSEKNSYHRLEDAICGAWRGRQDSPCIWWQGEWWSWGRLEGLAAECENSLRASGFRPGARIAILLPNSPMVLALSIACWRLRGAVAPLNARTGAANLAATIKMLDVAAVMLTSEACEKAKEGGFDSSVPLVPVSLEGGLPAWQSRQGEPDDEATAVIFSTSGTAGMPKAVCCLHSNILSNIAPIGGHVPHLLDEDAVFLNVLPNFHTFGYNVAGILPLCSGLRQTIIPSFVPVEKTVAAIKESGANRIIAVPTVMAFLLGALAKKDEHLTGITHVVVGGDRLNVKMDEQSKLYLGVGILEGYGLTECSPVVAVNGLEETKKLGTVGTPYHDYELAIRSREGELLDIHEEGVLWLKGPSVVPGYFRDAANTAERFHDGWFNTGDVVRIDEDGFIRIVDRATDIIIVSGFNVYPQEVEAVLSAHPAVHSAVAVGEKNSVAGELVKAFVILNDGAQATPKELMEYCRERLAHYKVPRKIGFVTEYPLSAAGKVLRRELRKMKINK; encoded by the coding sequence ATGTCAGAAAAAAATTCTTATCATCGCCTTGAAGATGCGATCTGCGGCGCGTGGCGCGGCAGGCAGGATTCTCCCTGTATATGGTGGCAGGGAGAATGGTGGAGCTGGGGCCGTCTTGAGGGACTCGCCGCGGAGTGTGAAAACAGCCTGCGCGCTTCGGGCTTTCGTCCCGGCGCGAGGATTGCGATACTTCTTCCGAACTCGCCGATGGTGTTGGCTCTTTCTATCGCCTGCTGGCGCCTTCGCGGGGCCGTAGCACCGCTCAACGCGCGCACCGGCGCGGCAAACCTCGCCGCCACCATCAAAATGCTGGATGTAGCGGCTGTGATGCTGACGTCCGAGGCCTGCGAAAAGGCGAAGGAGGGCGGCTTTGACTCCTCCGTGCCGCTTGTTCCTGTCTCGCTTGAAGGGGGACTGCCCGCGTGGCAAAGCAGACAGGGCGAGCCGGACGACGAAGCGACGGCGGTAATATTTTCCACCTCCGGCACAGCCGGGATGCCTAAGGCCGTCTGCTGCCTTCATTCAAACATATTGAGCAACATAGCGCCGATAGGAGGACATGTCCCGCACCTGCTTGACGAAGACGCCGTATTTTTGAACGTGCTGCCCAACTTCCACACCTTCGGATACAACGTAGCTGGCATCCTTCCGCTGTGCAGCGGCCTTCGGCAGACGATAATCCCGAGCTTCGTGCCGGTGGAAAAGACTGTCGCCGCGATAAAAGAATCGGGCGCAAACAGAATAATAGCCGTACCGACCGTGATGGCCTTTCTGCTTGGCGCTCTTGCGAAGAAGGACGAACATCTGACCGGCATAACGCACGTCGTTGTCGGCGGCGACCGGCTGAACGTGAAGATGGACGAGCAGTCGAAGCTCTACCTCGGAGTGGGGATACTCGAAGGCTATGGTCTGACGGAATGTTCGCCCGTAGTTGCCGTAAACGGCCTTGAAGAGACAAAAAAGCTGGGCACGGTGGGAACGCCGTACCATGATTACGAGCTTGCGATACGAAGCCGCGAAGGCGAGCTGCTAGATATACACGAAGAGGGCGTGCTGTGGCTCAAAGGGCCGTCCGTCGTTCCTGGCTATTTCCGCGACGCGGCCAATACGGCGGAGCGTTTTCACGACGGCTGGTTCAACACCGGCGACGTCGTGCGCATAGACGAGGACGGCTTCATCAGGATAGTAGACAGGGCCACGGACATAATAATCGTAAGCGGCTTCAACGTATATCCGCAGGAGGTCGAGGCGGTGCTCTCGGCGCATCCAGCCGTTCACTCCGCAGTTGCGGTCGGCGAGAAAAACAGCGTTGCGGGCGAGCTGGTGAAGGCCTTCGTGATTTTGAATGACGGCGCGCAGGCGACGCCGAAGGAACTGATGGAATACTGCCGCGAGCGCCTCGCTCACTACAAGGTGCCGCGCAAGATAGGCTTCGTCACGGAATATCCGCTGTCCGCGGCGGGCAAGGTGCTAAGACGCGAGCTTCGAAAGATGAAAATCAATAAGTAA
- a CDS encoding ABC transporter substrate-binding protein has protein sequence MSEDIRDVVSELVETYGIKILEDPDRLSQFLEDRCAQQAEESFRLTFALRRLLKSGWRPAAHAGRLTEAEYPLSCQLGFSREESQYVFDLINDVQAKLYGRQDELPMPEEELIAVPGNLKRISGGISNRPRGKSIRKNSLNNGLIMIAALVAITILFFQIGSQRTPVGDELRIAYFAPMSGPEAALSHLQLRAAQLAVERINLQGPIKGQYKLKVVGFDLPRDPKKAVAAVKRAMKDKSILVMMVGANNGSLSELAAAADEIEAPLVVTAKRPPDDELMSVNGPFLYAYSLTSDAAYRGKALSYFATQALKKKKFAVYYDPADAVKEKVSASVRKWARGFGAAVVAELPYRQNAGGHAVALKALAESGADVLILPASGKEAAKIVAAAAETGLSIPILGEDYTEDLYDSAGAALKGSWWINEVSSLDPAIRSVLKDYRSLYNENCPPENVAAAILAYDGLQWVAAALRESPGFRGEAIRHTLLATQNLPLAHATLTIDPRSHLPLNKAMAVVYCANDKGIFQRRIRPGSSD, from the coding sequence ATGTCCGAAGATATACGGGATGTAGTGTCCGAACTGGTTGAAACGTATGGAATAAAAATTTTAGAAGATCCTGACAGACTATCCCAATTTTTGGAAGACCGCTGTGCGCAGCAGGCTGAGGAGAGTTTCAGGCTTACATTTGCTCTGCGCCGTCTTTTAAAAAGCGGCTGGCGTCCCGCCGCGCACGCGGGGCGGCTCACGGAGGCAGAATACCCCTTATCGTGCCAGCTTGGTTTTTCGCGCGAGGAATCTCAGTATGTATTTGATTTGATAAACGATGTGCAGGCAAAGCTGTACGGCAGGCAGGACGAGCTTCCTATGCCGGAAGAGGAGCTTATCGCCGTGCCGGGAAACTTAAAAAGAATATCGGGCGGCATCTCAAACCGTCCGCGCGGCAAGAGCATCAGGAAAAACTCTCTCAACAACGGGCTTATCATGATAGCGGCGCTTGTCGCCATCACGATACTTTTCTTTCAGATAGGCAGCCAGCGCACGCCGGTCGGAGACGAGCTGCGCATCGCCTATTTCGCGCCGATGTCAGGGCCGGAGGCCGCGCTTTCGCATTTGCAGCTTCGCGCGGCGCAGCTTGCGGTGGAGCGCATAAATTTACAGGGGCCCATCAAGGGACAGTACAAACTGAAGGTGGTGGGCTTCGACCTTCCGCGTGACCCTAAAAAGGCGGTGGCGGCCGTGAAGCGCGCCATGAAAGATAAAAGCATTCTTGTAATGATGGTTGGGGCCAACAACGGCAGCCTTTCGGAACTTGCCGCGGCCGCGGACGAGATAGAGGCGCCGCTCGTGGTGACGGCTAAAAGACCGCCCGACGACGAACTGATGAGTGTGAACGGGCCGTTCCTCTATGCCTACAGCCTTACCAGCGACGCGGCATACCGCGGCAAGGCGCTTTCCTATTTTGCGACGCAGGCGCTGAAAAAGAAAAAATTCGCGGTCTATTACGACCCAGCCGACGCGGTGAAAGAAAAAGTGAGCGCCTCGGTGCGCAAGTGGGCGCGCGGCTTTGGCGCGGCCGTAGTGGCCGAGCTGCCCTACAGACAAAACGCTGGCGGACACGCCGTGGCGCTTAAAGCTCTTGCAGAAAGCGGCGCGGATGTTCTTATACTTCCCGCAAGCGGCAAAGAGGCGGCGAAGATCGTTGCCGCCGCGGCCGAAACGGGGCTTTCAATTCCGATTTTGGGCGAGGACTATACCGAGGACCTTTACGACAGCGCCGGCGCCGCGCTTAAGGGCAGTTGGTGGATAAACGAAGTCTCCTCGCTTGATCCAGCCATTCGCTCCGTGCTCAAGGACTACCGCAGTCTTTATAACGAGAACTGTCCGCCGGAGAACGTGGCGGCGGCCATCCTTGCCTATGACGGGCTTCAGTGGGTGGCGGCGGCGCTTCGCGAGTCTCCAGGATTTCGCGGAGAAGCGATCCGGCATACGCTGCTTGCCACGCAAAACCTTCCTCTGGCGCACGCAACTCTCACCATAGACCCAAGAAGCCATCTGCCGCTCAACAAAGCGATGGCCGTAGTCTACTGTGCGAACGACAAGGGTATTTTTCAAAGAAGGATAAGACCGGGAAGTTCGGATTGA
- a CDS encoding DUF1850 domain-containing protein gives MKNIKGAVTYIFLTTVLAAAAILGWRVDSLAFLDKEDKILFSMPMASGQSFTTTYIHSVELTPVEDEYRVLDGKVWQWQERVKSSNAGMPCFAPENGLFTRTDEWLIFQGGRKPWDRFYLRVGNERFGKNKLIIAPYAPSPLYRIFPGQRLTVTARNAPLILSKPVGLEKVFNGGS, from the coding sequence ATGAAGAATATAAAAGGCGCAGTCACATATATATTTCTGACCACCGTTTTAGCGGCGGCGGCGATTTTAGGCTGGCGCGTCGATTCGCTGGCCTTCCTCGACAAAGAGGATAAAATATTATTTTCAATGCCAATGGCGTCAGGGCAATCCTTCACCACCACCTACATACATTCGGTAGAGCTCACGCCGGTCGAAGACGAATATCGCGTTCTTGACGGCAAAGTCTGGCAGTGGCAGGAGCGGGTAAAGTCATCAAACGCCGGTATGCCCTGTTTTGCGCCGGAGAACGGCCTCTTCACCAGGACGGACGAATGGCTCATCTTTCAGGGCGGCAGAAAACCCTGGGACCGGTTCTACCTCAGAGTCGGAAACGAGCGCTTCGGAAAAAACAAACTTATTATCGCACCATACGCCCCCTCCCCGCTTTACAGGATATTCCCCGGACAACGGCTGACGGTGACGGCAAGAAACGCGCCTCTTATCCTTTCAAAGCCGGTAGGCCTTGAAAAAGTTTTTAACGGCGGCTCATAA
- a CDS encoding TAXI family TRAP transporter solute-binding subunit, translated as MKKGIIAAVVALLAALSLTTVAVAAPVYMSVATGGTTGTYYAVGGALAAAVTKGGKIQCTAETGNASVANANLIATKGIEIAFVQNDITYWAYNGQLMFQGKPLKNIRTVASLYPEHVQVVIAKDAGIKSIADLKGKRVGVGAPGSGVEGDVQAIFKVAGLTYKDLKKADFLDFAATASRFKDNQIDAGFVVAGYPTAAIMDLTTTKDVALLSFDDATLAKLHKAYPFFVKSSIPAKTYKGINEAVNTPAVMAILITNDSVPAEQIYEFLNGMFSNLKDIAAVHAKGKEITLKGALDGLTAPLHPGAVKFYKEKGIMK; from the coding sequence ATGAAGAAAGGCATCATCGCAGCAGTTGTAGCACTTCTCGCAGCACTGTCCCTCACAACAGTTGCCGTAGCAGCGCCTGTTTACATGTCAGTAGCTACCGGCGGAACCACAGGCACTTATTATGCGGTAGGCGGCGCCCTTGCGGCGGCGGTTACAAAGGGCGGCAAGATCCAGTGCACGGCGGAAACAGGAAATGCGTCAGTTGCTAACGCGAACCTTATTGCGACCAAGGGTATCGAAATCGCGTTCGTACAGAACGACATCACCTACTGGGCATACAACGGCCAGCTCATGTTCCAGGGCAAGCCCCTCAAGAACATCCGCACAGTAGCGTCCCTCTATCCTGAGCACGTACAGGTAGTCATCGCGAAGGATGCCGGCATCAAGAGCATCGCTGACCTTAAGGGCAAACGCGTAGGCGTAGGCGCTCCTGGTTCAGGCGTTGAAGGCGACGTTCAGGCTATCTTCAAGGTTGCCGGACTCACCTACAAAGATCTCAAAAAGGCTGACTTCCTCGACTTCGCAGCAACGGCAAGCCGCTTCAAGGACAACCAGATCGACGCCGGATTCGTCGTCGCCGGTTACCCGACAGCAGCCATCATGGACCTCACAACAACAAAGGACGTAGCCCTTCTTAGCTTTGACGACGCTACGCTTGCCAAGCTTCACAAGGCCTATCCGTTCTTTGTAAAGAGCAGCATCCCCGCGAAGACCTACAAAGGCATCAATGAAGCGGTCAACACCCCCGCGGTTATGGCCATCCTCATCACCAACGATTCAGTCCCCGCAGAGCAGATCTACGAATTCCTGAACGGCATGTTCTCAAACCTGAAGGACATCGCTGCCGTCCACGCAAAGGGCAAGGAAATCACGCTTAAGGGCGCGCTCGACGGACTCACAGCTCCTCTGCACCCCGGCGCAGTGAAGTTCTACAAAGAAAAGGGCATAATGAAATAA
- a CDS encoding C4-dicarboxylate ABC transporter permease, translated as LEMAQAICTALIGVFLLAMFTIGFFKAPLAWYMRIIAFGGALGLMIPGTISDVAGLAILGLIYVVQTAKAKKLVAKAV; from the coding sequence CTCTTGAAATGGCGCAGGCCATCTGCACGGCGCTCATCGGAGTATTCCTGCTCGCCATGTTCACCATAGGATTCTTTAAAGCGCCTCTTGCGTGGTACATGCGCATTATTGCATTCGGAGGAGCGCTTGGGCTTATGATCCCCGGCACAATATCCGACGTGGCTGGGCTTGCGATCCTCGGCCTCATTTATGTAGTGCAGACGGCGAAAGCAAAAAAACTTGTAGCAAAAGCAGTCTAA